In Brachypodium distachyon strain Bd21 chromosome 5, Brachypodium_distachyon_v3.0, whole genome shotgun sequence, the genomic window CATTTTGGATATTTGACCTCTCTAATAAAACCAGCAGCTATGAGTTTATCTACCTCAGCTTCTATTTTTGGGAGTATCTCAGGTTTACACCTTCTCTGTGCTTGTTTCACCGGGGTGGCCTCGTCCTGTATGGCGAGTCGGTGCACAGCTACTTCCGATCGAGTCCAGGCATTTCTTCATAATTCCAAGCAAACACATCTCTATTAGCAGAGAGAAATGCACgatatttttctttattttctaaagAACAATGTTTGCTAACAAAAATTGGACGAGGATCGTCGGTCGTAccaatatttatttcttccaGATCGTTGATGGTGGGCTGACTGCCATCCTCCATTTGTGGAGACGCCTCAATCATATCCATATATTCAGCCGACGCCATACAAACTTCATATCCTAAGCCatgttttctctcttttaAAACTTGATCGTCATGCAGGGCATCATGTTGTTCATGGGACAACGCCTTCTCGAATGGCGCCAACTGCCCCCTCCCATCGCATATTGACGGGCCGGTGGACACATCATAACCCATCTGCTCCATCATGTACAAGACTCTGTTATCATACATAGAAATAGGTAGGGACTCATCATCTTTATTCAACACAGATATTTGTgttacatttttatttattcTTCCGTTGGTGCTAGAACCAGGATCATGTAACTCTTTTTGAGCTTGTTCTATTTTATACTGTACCAAAGGAGGTAAAGGTGTAGGGAACTTAGTACCTTTCATGTCACGTGATTTATTTGTGACACGAAATATTGGGTCGccttttttcctttggttGCTTGGTATATATTGGTACGTTTTTCTCCTTGATGAGGATTCTGCAATCTCTTTATGTACAATATCTGACTCCGGTACAGACACGGATTTTGGCTTGTGCACCTTATCAACAGGCTCAAAATAGAACTTTGCATCCGCATAGAAAGATTCAGCTATGGTGAAGGGCTTTTTATCTGCAAATATTCTAACTGTATCTCCTACCTGATTTACATACTTGATGCACTGATGCAAGGTAGATGGTACAACCTGATTGTCATGCAAGCATGGACGTCCCAGTAAGGCATTATATGAGGTAGCTGCATCAATCACATGGAATTTTACATAGGTGGATAATGCTTCCAGCTTTAAAACCAATGAAATGGTACCCATAGCTTCCTGTCCTGTTTGGTTAAAGCCATGAATGACCACATTAGACCGACTCAAATCCTTTCTGGAGTAGCCAATTCTTTTGAGTGTACACAATGGTAACAAATTTATATCTGATCCACCATCTATCATTATGCGATTTACCGGCACGACATCAATCTCACCATACATGAGAAGAGGCCTATTGTGCTTCTTGGGGCCCAACAACATATCTTCATCTGTGAATGTCATATTTAaaacttcatcttcttctatTTCAGTCTGAGACACTTCCACTCTGTAATCCTCGGGAAATGTGAGTGCCATGACAAGAGCTTTTCGCATATCAGATGAAAGACACAAGGCATCATACACAGAAAGCATAGCTGGTATTTTCTTCAAATGAGCAATTACATCATATTTGACCGGCACCCTACAAGCAGGGTCCGTAGACTCATTTTGCACAACATCCTTGCCTTTCTGTTCATTTCTAGGTGGGGGATGAGAGTCCGCTAGCTGACGACCTGATCTAAGATGGACTTGATCGACTTCTAACAACTCTTCTTCAGGAAAGCAAAGTGACTCACATCATCGCCTTCGAACACACCTATAGTGAGGACATCAAACTCCTCACTCCGGACCTTCACGCGCTTCGCGGTGTGCTGGTACATCTTTGGTACGAAGCGCGGAGGGGGAACTTCTTCCATTACTTGGGATAGTACACGGCGTTTTGATCGCCGCTGCCCCCAATCTTGTGATCCATGCGAAGCTGGCCATGCACCATAGTTGGAGGGAATGTGAGCCTCTCTTTTATGCTGATTTTGCGTGGAGGCAAGGCCTGGAATGGACATGTGAATAAATTTATGTTCTGGCATCAACATTGTATCATCATAAGCCATACTCATATATGAAGGTACACCACTCACCAAATCATCCCGAAGGGTGATCACATCTGCTGCAaccgttttcttttctttcttgatgCTTTTCAAAAGGTCCGTATCAATCGTACCTTCATCAATCAATTTTTGTATGATGTTTTTCACCACAAAACAGTCCTTGAGTGTGTGACCCAAGATACGGTGATATTGACAGAAGTTCGGGTCATCAGACTTAGCAGCCTCCTCTGGCCTTTTTGACTTTGGGAGCTCTATCAAATTTAACTGAAGTAGGCCGGCAAGAAAATCACCCACCTCTCCTACTGGGAAAGAATACTCCATCTTTTGGCGCTCACTAAGAGATGGCCTCCTAGGAGCTTGCTCACCTCTATATTCTGAATTTCTTGCGGGAGCGGTCCCATGCCGGAATCGTGGGTTAGCCACCGTCGTCTCCATTGCTTGCGCTGGCTTTGCCTTGGCTTGGAATTTATCATGTTGCCCACTCTTCTCTGCAACTTTGAAGGCTGATTTTGATCGACGCGCTGTGAGCTGCCTATAATTCTCGATGTCCGTAGCTTTTGAGGCCAAATCCTCAAAAGTGACCAGTCGTACACCTTGCAAACACATGGCCGTCTCAGGATTCAGATTATTCGTGCACATCCGGACTGCTTCCTGTTCCGTGAGTGATTGTGGGCAATGCAGACTTAGGTTCCTCCATCTGTTAATGAAATCCGCAGCCTTTTCATTCACTCGTTGCTCAGTTTGGGTCAGCTCCGTGATGCCCACGATGCTTTGGGTGCTATAGAAGCGATCAAGAAAAGCGTCCTGCATTTGCTCCCATGTCCTCATCAAACTTGGTGGCAACTTGCTATACCACGTAAAGGCTGGCCCCGACAGCGTTTGAACAAACTGTCGAAGGAGAAGTGCCCCATTTTGGGCTGTATCTTGGCAAGCCGCAAGAAAATGTGCGATATGTTCGTGTGGCGACCCACTCCCGTTAAATTTACTAAACTGCGGCTGTCGATAATTAGCCGGGAAAGGTACTAAGTCAACATCCGGCGGATATGGCTTGACATACCCTGGTCGCATCGAGTAGTGTGTTTGCATATATTGGGCCTTGACCCCCTCAGTTATAAGTTTTTGGATGGCTTCAAGgttcattgctgctgctggttggTGGCTATTTTGGCTAGTGGAAGCATTTCTCTCGAGCTCGGGATTTGTATTGTTGCCGACCTGTGCGCGTAAGGCAGCTAGTTCATCGTCTTTTTGCTGAAGTGCGGCTGTGAGTTGAGCCAGCTTCTCCTCGGTTGAGAGAGTTTCATTTGCTGCTAGGACTTGCTCCACACATCTCGGATCAAAGTCGTGTGGCTCTTTCTCGCGTGCATCTGGCTCACTATCGGTAGTAGGAGGAGAATCCTTACGCAGCAGATTATAAGACCCTGAACAAGCTGAATCCTCTTCTTCATTACTCGAGTTTTTCAGACTACGAGTCACAGGACGGTGACCCGGGACAATTTCTTTTCGGGGCCTCTTTCTCTTGAAGTGGATTGTTGTGGACGACGTCTCGCTGCTGTCGTCCGCTGCTTCTGTAATCCCAACCGGCAGCGCGTTAAAGACCTCAAACATGTTGTTCGAGGCTCTCTTGCACGCTGGCCATGGAGCCAAAGCTGTAGGCATTTTTCTTGGTGCACTTGCTGATCTCTAGATTACTTGCCTCGCACTGTTCTGGCTTGACGAAGCTGTATATGCCCCTTGTGTTCTGCTGGACTCAGGTCTTGCTCGTACtgctctttctctttctttatatGCGGCCCGTCTTGATCGGACACGAGAAGTTTGATTCTACTTTCGGCGTTCAGGATGTCTCTGTATGAACTCTTTGTACTCAGGCCGTTTGGCGAGGGCCTCGGCCTGCCGCATGATGGCGCCACCCACATCATTTCGAGACGTGGAGGCACCTGGGAGGTGCGACCTGAGTGTCTAACATATGCTTCTGATAACATACGAGTCATCATGATTTTGCACTCGCATCCTTGGACGAGTGTCCTCCCACCTGCCCTTAACAGACTTGCTGACATGCGAGCGTTGTCGGTTTGCAGCGGCCTGATCCACTGCAGCTGGAAGATCAGCCTGAGAACGGCGAGCATTTCTTTGCCGCCGCTGATGTCGTACCAGATCAAATGAACCTTCACAAGATCCTCTCATAACAGGTGCATCTTCTGACAGTGGGTTTGATAATGCTCATGTTGGATTTACGTGGCCGGTTTGGCGGTCACGAGCAGTGAGGCACACTCCCTTCCATCCAAGTTTTCCATCGCCTTAGAGCACTCCCCACTGGGTTTATGGACCAGCGAAGGAATGAACTCTGGGGCATCAGCTCGTAGTATATTTCGAGCATTGGTGGGTCTTCCTGTTGAAGACGACGCAAACGGCAATATGGCCGCAACATCGCCTCTTTTCCCAAGCTGCTTGCATGTGGATTTCTCTACCatcttctcttttcctttgCAGACTAGCGGTGGGAATTCAGACTTGTTAAAAGCCACCGACCTGCCCTTGTCCTTGGGCTGCTGGTGAGATGATTGCCCCACCTCAGCAACGTTCCTCTTCATGACTGATATAGGAGTTGTCTTTGCAGCCTGCTGAGTGGCACTAGCTTTTGCTGCACTGAGAGAAGCTGCCTTTTTATTAGCAGCCTTCAGTCTTCTTTTAGTAGACTTTGAGAGCACCGGGGTAAACTCTTCCCTTGGCACGGACGAAATCTCCTTCTCCTGATCAGGTTCCTTGCGTGATGCAGCAGCGGCCCTCCAACTTTCACTTACAGAGGCTACCAGCGGGCCAATCGGCACGTTCAGCCAGAGGTCTCCGAAGCGGAGTGTCACAAAGTGCTGCACCTGATGATCCATAAGGTCCATACCTtcatacaaaaaataaataaatagagaAAACCATATATTAATTCTCTCGAATTTCAGTATATTTTTGAGAATATATATTCTTGAAATTTATGTGTTACATTATATGTTGGAATTTCAGAGATGAGGGGAGAAATATGTCCCACCGGGCGTGCCAGAATCTGATGACGGGAAAATGGGGCGGGAAATATGCGTCCACGTCATAGAGACAAATAGTATAAATTAAATGCGTAAAAgtgtaaaataaataaagatcaAACATTGCAGGCCCTTTATTTCCAGAACTCTTACATTTACATCAAAATTCTGTTAATTACGTCTCCAAAGAGAAAACCCCTGATTAAGAAATTCCAACATAACTATTACATGACATTACAACACATGAGTATCTaaaactatgaaaatataACTCCGTGTCGctgtcgtcggcgtcggcgtgctCAAAGAAGtcttgattttttatttatgctAACGTATGGGTAGCATGATAATCATGGTTAAAATTCATCTATGCTGATATATGAGTAGCATAGTAACTATGATTTGTTCATGGGatgacatattttattttatatcaTCAATATAACATATACGCACGTATAGGTGCCAAGTCCATTTAGTTGATCAACCATCATATATTTTAATCATGTAAAAGTGCTCTAATCAGTTGACAATGTATATAATCTATTTAGATGGCTAATCAGCGGGCTAAAATGGCATCCCAAATATACACGCACATGTGCCAAAGATCATACATGTATTTTCtatatacatgcatggatGAAGATATGTATTTGATACGTGGACTATTATATAGTTGACCCAAGTACTATATGCAGATCGAACTCAGGGTTTCGTAATCCACGTGTGCTTCATGGCCTAAGCTATGATTTAATTCTTTGGATGCATGCACCTATATGAAAGTAGTGCATGGCTTGATCTATACGGAGATGCAGACAATCATATCAAGAGAGTGTataatttaatttatatttatatgaGTCACATGCATAAAACTATATGAAATGCAACCATCGTTCAATTTTAATTTATATGAAACATCTTGTAGCATGTAAGACTAGTTTTCTATAGCCTTAAATGAATGTGCGACTAAAAATTAGTCAACATATTTATATGATTTTAGATTTCAGTTATATGAGGATTTTTTATATAGTCTCATTTCATTTGTATTAATACTAACGCCGTGTGACAATATGCCCACGTGTAGTATATTTCGTTTATATTAATACTAACACCGTGTGACAATATGCCCACGTGTAGTACAATTCATTTGTATTAATGCTAGCATCGTGTGACAATATGCCCATGTATAGCATGTTTCATTTGTATTAATACTAACACCGTGTGACAATATGCCCACGTGTGTGACAATATGCCCACGTGTAATACAATTCATTTATATTGATGCTAGCATCGTGTGACAATATGCCCACGTGCGCAACATGATGTATAGCAATTTATAGGGATGATGCAGCATGTGAAAATTATCTATTCAATTTAGAGACGTGGGACTAAATTGTGCATCAAGTATATGTGTGCAATATTTTTGATAAGCTAACGTACATGGATATGAAATTATAAAATATCTATGTACCAAAATATGGCCCATAACTCTAGAATGGGTTACTTGATTTGTGACAATATGCCCGAATCAAAAGCATAATCCCTTATCATAAATGCTTCTTGGTTTGTGACAATATGCCCAGGCCAAGAGCCGAAATGCAACAAGATATATATGCAAAAATCTAAGAATAAGCCTCTCGATTTGTGACAATATGCCCAAATCAAGAGTATAATTCTTGGTCCTATTACGAGGTTCCTCTTGACTTGTGACAATATGCCCAAGCCAAGAACCAAATATGCAACAAGATATATGTGCAAAATCTAAGAACAAGCCACTCGATTTGTGACAATATGCCCAAACCAAGTGCTAAATCCTTGATCCTATCATGAAAAGCTTCTTGGCCTGTGACGATATGCCCAAACCAAGAGCCAAATATGCAACCATATTTGAATTGCAAGAAAGTGAAGGCCTCCTAATTTGTATTATCAAACCACCATGTGTCACCTTTGTTGAAGGCTACCGACGTTGAGTCCTCTGACGCGCCTGAGCTAGCAGATGGgaagcagcaagcagcagcaggaggaaagGTGTATGCGTGTGTGGATTATAGCAGCAGCGTTTGGGGTTGCAGCAGCTGAGTTGATTGATAGAAAAAAATGTGAGCCGCCAGCGGCATGTCTTCTCCTCTGTATTTATAGGCAGGGGAGACTGAGTTTCAGCCGGACGACGTGCGCACGTCTGCCGGTCGTGGACGTTGGGCAGACttatctctttcttttcttttctttttctctgttAATCGAGCGAAGTCGGCAGCAAGCGATTGTGGGGAGCAACGGGCCTTGACCAGTCTAATCGCTAGGAGGATTAGTTAATGCATGCAGAAGATGGCAACGTTCTGATTTTTGTTCATGTGCTATTCTACGTGGGCCATAGAAGGCAGATGTATTTGTTTAATCAGCTGATTAGTTAGTTGGGCTAATGCAGCCGGCCAGCCAGGTCTGCAGCGTCATGGGCGTCTTGTTGATGGGCATGGGCTGATTAGCCTTAATTGTTAATCTCACACTAGTCcacttttgcatgcatgctaattAAGATGGGCTGGACGTTTTTGGGCTGATTAGTATCAATGGTTAGCCTCATTAACCCACGTGTACGTGCATGTTGATTGAGATGGGCTTTGAGCCATATATGCACCCACGTACGTGGTCAGGCTTGATCACGATGGAATTTGGGTTATCAGCTATAATAGCTGATTTATGGCTTACTTAATTATTGCACATGGTCCTTTTCCTTATGCCACACTGGCAACatcggtttttctttttatgatAATTAATTTGTATTTCATCGGTTCATCCTTTATTTTGCATCAGACGGAGTTTGCCATCTAAAAATATCTTCTCATATAATTACCATATTATTTAATGTGCGACGCCGAAATCGGTGTCAACAGGCCGTCGCTGCGGCCCCCGTTCCAACCTAGGGGCTTCCCCCGCTTGAGCTGGGCGCAATGCGCGGCTTCTTAGTCGAGGTTGCTGGTGGAGAGCTCACCAGCCCCCTCTTCCCCGCCGATCTgcaaagagagaaaagagtgCTTGAAGAGTTGCCGGACAAGAACTGCATGTGGAGCTAAAACAAAGGCCAACAGTTGGAAAAATTCGGTACCTTACTCTACTAAGCAACAGCTTGCGATCGGCAAAAACTCATCGGGCAAGCCTGGAAGTGTGAAGAACTTGTTCTCGCACGTGATGAAGCCTCTTGGGATGTGCTTGAACGGTCTTTTGTCCATCCTTTCGTACTTCCTGCGGAGTAGGGTCACGCACATGTACGCCACCTATTGGATTGCCAACTCGATGGTATGCCTAGTTCCCACTGCTTTGTACACCGGAAACTTTTCTGAAGGCACGTCTTGGTGGATGCGGACAACGGTGCGGTAGTACTCCTGGTTGAAGTCACGGTAATCCTCGAATACCGTGTACTCCGGCTG contains:
- the LOC112269245 gene encoding uncharacterized protein LOC112269245 codes for the protein MPTALAPWPACKRASNNMFEVFNALPVGITEAADDSSETSSTTIHFKRKRPRKEIVPGHRPVTRSLKNSSNEEEDSACSGSYNLLRKDSPPTTDSEPDAREKEPHDFDPRCVEQVLAANETLSTEEKLAQLTAALQQKDDELAALRAQVGNNTNPELERNASTSQNSHQPAAAMNLEAIQKLITEGVKAQYMQTHYSMRPGYVKPYPPDVDLVPFPANYRQPQFSKFNGSGSPHEHIAHFLAACQDTAQNGALLLRQFVQTLSGPAFTWYSKLPPSLMRTWEQMQDAFLDRFYSTQSIVGITELTQTEQRVNEKAADFINRWRNLSLHCPQSLTEQEAVRMCTNNLNPETAMCLQGVRLVTFEDLASKATDIENYRQLTARRSKSAFKVAEKSGQHDKFQAKAKPAQAMETTVANPRFRHGTAPARNSEYRGEQAPRRPSLSERQKMEYSFPVGEVGDFLAGLLQLNLIELPKSKRPEEAAKSDDPNFCQYHRILGHTLKDCFVVKNIIQKLIDEGTIDTDLLKSIKKEKKTVAADVITLRDDLALPPRKISIKERLTFPPTMVHGQLRMDHKIGGSGDQNAVYYPK